Genomic segment of Pelmatolapia mariae isolate MD_Pm_ZW linkage group LG6, Pm_UMD_F_2, whole genome shotgun sequence:
actcatcttccaaactacacaagacaatagacgcccaggctgagatcttcctccacctctcctatatctccccctcctgcagagtgagttcctgaagagagaagacctcccccaccagttgaagagccccccaggtggctccatgccctggcggcaccctgcgccagggctgggcccccatacacccacccaaCCACAACCCCGGCGACACACCaaccagggccccagcccagagacggagcacccccagaaccccacgcccgtcccggacccacccaggggcagccaggctaccaggtcagtaacccacgtccgtcagcacagaccctcccctagccacGCTGCACGCaaccacgaggaaaccgtcacctaagagccaacagagctcTTAATAGGCCATGACCgcaaccccgggttgagccctccaaggaagatgctcctggggaatccCCCGACGCCCctattttaattattactgaAGTCCACTCGCCACCAAGCTAACATCTAATCTTATCTTAACATCTTATGTTAACTTATGTTAACATAAGTCTTTGCTCCTCTACAGTAAATATTCAGGGAGATTTGGGTTTAACAGCCAATTagtagagaaaaacaaacaagaatttGCAGGATGTGATCGCTACATTCATCtagttgtaaaaagcacaacaatatattaagtctgtgaaggttctcagtcatcagGTCATCGCagtctaaagagcttggaaagaaaagcgtctggacttctttaagttggcTGAAGATTTTCTAGGATGTGACTTGAAACATCTTCAGCAGCTTAAAGatgtccagacacttttctttccaagctctttagacaacaatatattaagtaattgaaagtattcagaatatgttacaaactacattttggggcatgtattctgtcatttgtagtggaatacattttaaaggtaACCTTCCTATCACTGATTGAGTGATTActgacactcgctgactttttATAGTCactctataaatgctgtccatATAAATCATCTCACTTGtaaacactgctgtatccactGGAAGTCAGTGAGAAaggattctggagtcttcccaacctcctgttagtgatcctccatctgaaTGGATGTTAACAACCTTCTGAACTGACTAGCAGGTGTAGAAGGCCCTACTGGCCCATATCTATGACTGATCACCGCTAATAAACCCACTGACTGGACGGATAAGAGCTCTGGTTACATTTGGAGTTGGGCCACAGCTCTGCACAGTGTCTGCCAAATGGTCATCTTCTATTGTGAAATTCAGCACAGCAGAGAAGAAATAGCACATTATGACACATTATGATGGAAAGGTAAATAAGAAAAGTGTAAAAGTTAATGGAATCAACTCATGTTTCACTTTACATTTTGACAGTATGACTGCTCTTCCCTTCCATCaagtacatttttacatttctagAATCCCTAGAAGctagaaacacaaaacaagacACTACTGTTATTATTAAATAGTTTCAATTTGTTTCTTAGTTTATTTGTGATTTACATTTTCACCTTTCATCTTTATGCTTAGTTTGTTTTGGTTACTTTGAATTGTAGCTTCGAGCTTATTTCTCAGACTATCTCCTTTTGTAATTTGTGATTAAAAATAGTTCAGTGAGTTTATTTTCCTCCATTCAGATGATTTTCCTGCGTTCTGTGTCACGTCTACGTTTCTGTTCTTGCACACCAAGTTACTTATTGTGTTAGTCTGTTGTCTCTTgtggtttttatttagttttacgTTGCTGGTCTCATTTTCTTATTTAGGTTCAGCTGCCCTCCCAGGTGTCTCCTGTTTGTCCTGAGCTCCTTGTGTATTTACTCCCTCAGTTTGTCTTAAATTGTTGCtgtgtcctccctctctgtatTGTTTCCTTGCTCAATGTTTCCCTGTGTTTGCTAGTATCCAGTTTCCCTGCTGCTAccctgtcactgtgtttttgtattttttgctaCTGCATTGAAGCTGATCTTTGAGTTCATCCTTTGTCTCCTGagttctgcatttgggtccatatTTGAAATATATTCGAAAAACTAACTCTGTAGGCGCTCACACGCCACTGCACGCTCATGCATgtgtgagaaagaaagagaaagagagaaatacTGCTACAAACTAGTTGTGATAAATTGTAGTTTACATTTTGTCCAGGTAATGAACCATTAAATCTCCTCTTGCACCATCTGAATCTCTCTGCAATCACATTACATAGtatgcatattttaatttatacagCCAAATATCACAAATCTGACCCTAAAGTTGTGCTATTATTAAAAAAGGTAAGAATATCAAGATACGATCCAGGAGGATGTGAAACAACTTCTTAGGTTATGTACTTATTGATTATCAATAATTAACaatgaatatttttattttataaccaTGCAAACATGACTGATTAACCTgcatggaaaaaaaactgaatatcaGTGTATTAACAACTAAGAGTGCAATAAGTGACCACTAAAAGAGGCCCACACAAAAGGTTTTAAGGCTGTAAGATAGCTGTATGTCACAGAACAATGAACTTCATTTTGAGCTTACTCATAATCAAATAGCATTTCATATCTTTGTTCACTAAGGCAGGAAATCAACCTCAAGGTTTTGTGCTGAGTGAATGAGACATTGTGGATTAGTTTCTGTCAAACATGGCTGGTCAGTGTTGTCACTTATGGAAGTGGAGGACAGTGCAATAACAATATGtacaagacaaagaaaagaaaagaaattgttATATCAAGTCAGCCAATATCACATTAACTGAACAACTGatgtttcatgcttttttatACTGCTTTTATCAAAGGTTTGAGACAGATCCTAATGAGCTACTgaagcaaataaataactgtCACTGAGCTTTGCATATATATCACTGAAAAAGGCAAAGAGTTTGTGAAACAGAACAATTTGGACTGTGAATATAGTTGCTGTGCACGAGCAAACATTCAAAAGCCCAACTTATTAATAATTCTATGAAAACATAACTTCTGTTTGCACTGCAGTGTCATTTCCTGCAGTATGTGGATGACAAAGACTACAgtaacacttttctttttaataggATGAGACATTCAACATTTGCACGAAGACCGTCCCAACCAATGGCATTTTGTTGATAAAACCAGGCTGTGTGATTGGTGGATCTATTCTCACCAACACAGTGAGAAGAGGTTTAAAAAGTGTCCCAGCACAGCATTCACTGCAAGCTGAATGACAGCAATGGCTCACCTGAAGTTCCTCCTACTCCTCCTGTTTGTTGGTGAGTGAACTACTGCACTCGTTTCTTCtgcctttatttttaaactttgtgtATTTGAACCATACCTGTGTTTATTAAGACTTGTTTAACTTGGCTTGATTAAGTCGTgcatttttgttctaattctttGTCTCTCCATTACATTAATTTTTGTAAATTTTTCAAAAAGTCTCATAGAGTGTGAATTTTGTCAGTACATTTTTCTAGCCATGTTGCTGGTTACAACCATAATAACTGGCTCCTGGCTGAGTCAATATGTTGTTCAGGTGGTAAGACAACCATTTGTAAGTATATTATTCTTCTTTCAGGTTTCACATTGTGCACAGAGGTGGATTTGCACAAGAGAATCTTTCACGACCATAGCTGTGAGAAAAATGATCGTCTGTATCATGTGAAAATAACTGCAACCAAAGGACGGCGTGGTTCTCTATGTGGCGGCTCTCTGATCCGCAGAGAGTGGGTTCTAACTGCAGCTCACTGTTGGAAAGATCAACCTGGATGGTGAGAAATTACtgtttcacttaaaaaaaaacagtccatTGACAAAAATCATTACTGgtattttgtttttaccatttccATTGTTTAGGAATATGTCTGCATATGTAGGAATTCATCCAGGTCCAGGAAGAATGGTGACAATTACTGATCACAAAATCTTTGAGGAccaaacaggaaaacatgacaTCATGCTTCTGAAAATCGACCCACCAGAGAATAAAATTAAGCCTGTTGTCTTACCTAAATGTACACGTCGTAAAAAGTGAGTTTTGAGTAACCTTTTAAGTGTAAAGTTTGAATTCTGGAAGTCCTTAATATGTTGACATAATATgtatttttcttgtttagttGGTTGGTTTTTTAAACATCCAGGAAGAGCAAAAAAATGTAGCAACATCTGTAGTCTATGAACAAAATGACATCATGCTTCTGAAGTTACAAACCCCATTACTGACTGCAAAGCTTCTTTATTAACAATAATGTAACTAAGACTTGAATATTGAGGTAAGTGTTCTGGTTTGGATTTTAGGTACCCGCTTAGGAGGTACATCCATGATCTATAATAACTGACAATAAAACATGAGCATgaggaaatggaaagaaatgtaatgttttaataaaatgtttgaatCTGCAAGATTAGCTGACTTAGAGTGGACTGGAAATACTCAGCCTGCAGACTCCATTCAGATGATTTATTTTGTGCTCACAAGACATGGatatggacttttttttttttttaatttgtaggCTGGATGTCATTCAGATTGCAGGCCTTGGTCGTTATACGGTTGATGTAAACTACAACAAACGTGAGAACAgcattgttttaattatttcacaattttctagtttatataatattttattttgtcttgtgtGCCTGTTatagtttcattttcattttatttgaaaactaTGATGACATAaagtatttatttcattttatggtGGATATACTGTCAATTTCTCTCCTTTTTAAACGCTGCTCAGCTTCTTTTAAAGAACAAACTTTGTTCCAGAAACGAGGCAAAGCATGTTTCTTTTCAATGTCTGATTTCCTTGCATGAAACACGCagtagcttttgttttttacattttttctctaGTCCGTGGTGAACCGCCTCATCTCCAGTGTGCAAAGATGCATGTTGTTGAGTGTGGGCTTAACCTCCATCCATGTGATTCAACATTATTATGGCCAAATGGAAACACGATGTGTCACAAAGAACCTCGAGTGGACGTATGTCAGGTGAGTTGCCATGCTGCCAACATTTTATCTGTATCATTATCAGATGTTTTGGAACAAACATATAGTTTATGTTTTCTCTCTCAGGGTGATTCTGGTGGTGGAGTGAtagccaaaaacaaacagattcatGGTGTGTATGTTGGTGGTAAAAAATGTGCCTGTACCGGACCAGCTATTTCTCTGAAGGTCTGCTCTTACATTGGTTGGATAAATCAAGTCATTACACGGAGtaatggaaaataataaaatgaaaataccaTCCAAAATAAACAGTTCGCTCTGCAGGAAACTGCTTCGGTGTGAATTGTTTCTACATGTGAACTTTTaattgttaaaatataaatatgtcaTGTGTGTTTTCAATGTAGTTTCAGGCGTCAAGTTGATCATTCAGTTGTTCAgaaactgtgatgtttgcatGAAAGTTGTTGGGTCATTTTTGCCAGATGATATTAAGT
This window contains:
- the LOC134628905 gene encoding serine protease 1-like; its protein translation is MAHLKFLLLLLFVGFTLCTEVDLHKRIFHDHSCEKNDRLYHVKITATKGRRGSLCGGSLIRREWVLTAAHCWKDQPGWNMSAYVGIHPGPGRMVTITDHKIFEDQTGKHDIMLLKIDPPENKIKPVVLPKCTRRKKLDVIQIAGLGRYTVDVNYNKLRGEPPHLQCAKMHVVECGLNLHPCDSTLLWPNGNTMCHKEPRVDVCQGDSGGGVIAKNKQIHGVYVGGKKCACTGPAISLKVCSYIGWINQVITRSNGK